In Phaseolus vulgaris cultivar G19833 chromosome 10, P. vulgaris v2.0, whole genome shotgun sequence, a single genomic region encodes these proteins:
- the LOC137817948 gene encoding uncharacterized protein, giving the protein MICLRETKCPEISKELGYMLWGSNDIEWIEVGASNNAGGIITMWRNSQFHLVNSVRGNNFIVVEGEWKGGGGAQVVIVNVYSPSHLREKKVLWEEISEFRRLQNNRVWCVIGDFNSVRRQDERRSLFSASDYSREIRGFNDFIEKWEFVDVPMVGRKFTWYKPNGSVKSRIDRVLVSREWLDVWPECKQFILSRTVSDHCALVFKDSKVDWGPKPFRSLDVWQEDSRFKDFVRSK; this is encoded by the coding sequence ATGATTTGTTTACGAGAGACTAAATGCCCCGAGATTAGTAAGGAGTTGGGTTACATGTTGTGGGGTTCTAATGATATTGAGTGGATTGAGGTTGGTGCTAGTAATAACGCAGGAGGGATCATAACTATGTGGAGAAATAGCCAGTTTCATTTGGTCAACTCTGTTAGAGGAAacaattttattgttgttgaaGGAGAATGGAAGGGCGGTGGAGGGGCTCAAGTTGTCATAGTTAATGTCTATAGTCCAAGCCATTTAAGGGAAAAGAAGGTTCTTTGGGAGGAGATTAGTGAGTTCAGACGACTTCAAAATAACAGAGTGTGGTGTGTTATTGGAGACTTTAATTCTGTTAGAAGACAGGATGAAAGAAGGAGTTTGTTTTCAGCGTCTGACTATTCTAGAGAGATCAGAGGGTTTAATGACTTTATTGAAAAGTGGGAGTTTGTGGATGTACCTATGGTAGGTAGAAAGTTTACTTGGTACAAGCCGAATGGGTCTGTCAAAAGTAGAATTGACAGGGTCTTGGTGTCTAGGGAATGGTTGGACGTGTGGCCGGAGTGTAAACAATTCATTTTAAGTAGAACTGTTTCAGATCATTGTGCCTTAGTGTTCAAGGACTCGAAAGTGGATTGGGGTCCGAAACCGTTTAGGAGTTTGGACGTGTGGCAGGAGGATAGCAGGTTTAAAGATTTTGTGAGGAGCAAGTGA